The following are encoded together in the Chlorocebus sabaeus isolate Y175 chromosome 20, mChlSab1.0.hap1, whole genome shotgun sequence genome:
- the ZBTB40 gene encoding zinc finger and BTB domain-containing protein 40 isoform X2 codes for MELPNYSRQLLQQLYTLCKEQQFCDCTISIGTIYFRAHKLVLAAASLLFKTLLDNTDTISIDASVVSPEEFALLLEMMYTGKLPVGKHNFSKIISLADSLQMFDVAVSCKNLLTSLVNCSVQGQVVRDVSAPSSETSRKEPEKPQVEILSSEGAGEPHSSPELSAAPGGPVKAETEEAVLAVSQEMGVNSPTAQESRSNAETPVETPNTAEGCSPSPVVQTFSEAKETSTEPACERKHYQLNFLLENEGVFSDALMVTQDVFKKLEVCSEIKGPQKETVVKCLEGEGGHSAFQRILGKVREGSLDVQTVVSLLRLYQDSNPAVKTALLDRKPEDVDTVQPKGSTEEGKTLSVLLLEHKEDLIQCVTQLRPIMEFLETAKEEFLTGTEKRVILNCCEGRTPKETIENLLHRMTEEKTLTAESLVKLLQAVKMTFPNLSLLLEKLQKLATLPSATVQPSPDDYGTELLRRYHENLSEIFTDNQILLKMISHMTSLAPGEREVMEKLVKRDSGSGGFNSLISAVLEKQTLSATAVWQLLLVVQETKTCPLDLLMEEIRREPGADAFFRAVTTPERATLETILKHNHLILEAIQQKIECKFFTSEEEHLAETVKEILSISSETASPEASLRAVLSRAVEKSVSAIEICHLLCSVHKSFPGLQPVMQELAYLGVLTKEDGEKETWRVSNKFHLEANNKEDEKAAKEDSQPGEQNDQGETGSLPGRQEKEASASPDPAKKSFVCKACDKSFHFYCRLKVHMKRCRVAKSKQVQCKECRETKDSKKELDKHQLEAHGAGGEPDAPKKKKKRLPVTCDLCGREFAHASGMQYHKLTEHFDEKPFSCEECGAKFAANSTLKNHLRLHTGDRPFMCKHCLMTFTQASALAYHTKKKHSEGKMYACQYCDAVFAQSIELSRHVRTHTGDKPYVCRDCGKGFRQANGLSIHLHTFHNIEDPYDCKKCRMSFPTLQDHRKHIHEVHSKEYHPCPTCGKIFSAPSMLERHMVTHVGGKPFSCGICNKAYQQLSGLWYHNRTHHPDVFAAQNHRSSKFSSLQCSSCDKTFPNTIEHKKHIKAEHADMKFHECDQCKELFPTPALLQVHVKCQHSGSQPFRCLYCAATFRFPGALQHHVTTEHFKQSETTFPCELCGELFTSQAQLDSHLESEHPKVMSTETQAAASQMVQVIQTPEPVAPTEQVITLEETQLAGSQVFVTLPDSQASQASSELVAVTVEDLLDGTVTLICGEAK; via the exons ATGGAGCTCCCCAACTACAGCCGGCAGCTGCTGCAGCAGCTCTACACTCTGTGCAAGGAGCAGCAGTTCTGTGATTGCACCATCTCCATTGGTACCATTTACTTCAGGGCTCACAAGCTTGTCCTGGCTGCTGCCAGCCTCCTGTTCAAAACCCTGCTGGATAACACAGATACCATCTCCATCGATGCATCTGTGGTGAGCCCTGAGGAGTTTGCGCTCTTGTTGGAAATGATGTACACGGGCAAACTACCTGTGGGCAAGCACAACTTCTCCAAAATCATCTCCTTAGCAGACAGTCTACAGATGTTTGATGTGGCTGTTAGCTGCAAAAATCTTCTGACCAGCCTTGTAAACTGCTCTGTTCAGGGTCAGGTGGTAAGGGATGTCTCTGCGCCATCCTCAGAGACATCCAGAAAGGAACCAGAGAAGCCTCAAGTAGAAATCCTTTCATCCGAAGGTGCTGGAGAGCCTCATTCTTCCCCAGAGCTCTCTGCCGCTCCAGGGGGCCCTGTGAAAGCTGAGACTGAGGAAGCAGTCCTTGCAGTTTCACAAGAGATGGGTGTGAATTCTCCCACGGCCCAGGAGAGCCGGAGCAATGCAGAAACCCCAGTGGAGACTCCTAACACAGCTGAAGGTTGTTCCCCCTCCCCTGTTGTGCAAACCTTTAGTGAGGCAAAGGAGACAAGCACAGAACCAG CATGTGAAAGGAAACATTACCAGCTgaattttcttctagaaaatgaAGGTGTCTTCTCAGATGCACTCATGGTTACCcaggatgtttttaaaaaactagaagtGTGTTCAGAAATTAAAGGTCCACAGAAGGAG ACTGTAGTGAAATGTCTCGAGGGTGAAGGAGGACATTCAGCATTCCAGAGAATCCTGGGTAAAGTAAGAGAGGGGAGCCTGGATGTTCAGACTGTTGTGTCCCTGTTGAGGCTGTACCAAGATTCTAATCCTGCAGTGAAAACAGCACTGTTAGACAGGAAGCCAGAAGATGTAGACACAGTGCAGCCAAAAG GGAGCACAGAGGAGGGAAAGACCTTGTCTGTTCTGTTACTAGAACACAAAGAGGACCTGATTCAGTGTGTAACACAGCTGAGACCTATTATGGAGTTCCTGGAAACAGCCAAGGAGGAATTCCTGACTGGCACTGAGAAAAGG GTGATTCTGAATTGCTGTGAGGGCAGAACACCCAAGGAGACAATAGAAAATTTGTTGCACAGAATGACTGAAGAGAAGACCCTGACTGCTGAGAGTTTGGTAAAACTCCTCCAGGCTGTGAAGATGACTTTCCCAAACCTGAGCCTTCTGCTAGAGAAGTTGCAGAAATTAGCCACTTTGCCAAGCGCCACAG TCCAACCAAGCCCTGATGATTATGGGACTGAGCTATTGAGACGCTATCACGAAAACCTCTCTGAGATTTTCACAGACAACCAGATTTTATTAAAGATGATCTCACACATGACAAGTTTAGCCCCTGGAGAAAGAGAg GTCATGGAGAAGCTTGTGAAACGTGACTCTGGTTCAGGTGGTTTCAATTCCCTGATATCAGCAGTTCTAGAAAAGCAGACTCTCTCTGCCACAGCCGTTTGGCAACTGCTGCTGGTGGTTCAGGAGACAAAGACCTGCCCATTGGACCTGCTCATGGAGGAAATACGAAGGGAGCCTGGTGCCGATGCTTTCTTCCGGGCAG TGACCACCCCAGAACGTGCCACTTTAGAAACAATCCTGAAGCATAACCACTTGATCTTGGAGGCCATCCAACAGAAGATTGAGTGCAAGTTCTTTACCTCGGAGGAGGAGCACCTGGCAGAGACTGTGAAAGAG ATTCTGAGCATTTCCTCTGAGACAGCCAGCCCTGAAGCTTCCCTGAGAGCAGTGCTGAGTAGAGCCGTGGAAAAATCAGTCTCGGCCATTGAAATATGCCACCTCCTGTGCAGTGTCCACAAATCTTTTCCAGGCCTGCAGCCTGTCATGCAGGAGTTAGCATACCTTG GTGTCCTTACTAAGgaagatggagagaaggaaaCGTGGAGGGTGAGTAATAAATTTCACCTTGAAGCCAACAACAAAGAAGATGAAAAGGCAGCCAAAGAAGAcagccagcctggggaacagaacgATCAAGGAGAGACTGGTTCCTTGCCAGGACGGCAAGAGAAAGAGGCTTCTGCCTCCCCAGACCCTGCCAAGAAGAGCTTTGTCTGTAAGGCCTGCGACAAAAGCTTCCATTTCTACTGCCGCCTGAAGGTGCACATGAAGCGCTGCCGGGTGGCCAAGAGCAAACAGGTGCAGTGTAAGGAGTGCAGGGAGACCAAGGATTCCAAGAAAGAGCTGGACAAACATCAGCTGGAGGCCCATGGTGCAGGTGGAGAGCCCGACGCacccaagaagaagaagaagaggctTCCAGTGACATGTGACCTCTGTGGGAGAGAATTTGCCCATGCCTCAG GCATGCAGTACCACAAGCTGACAGAGCACTTCGATGAGAAGCCTTTCTCCTGTGAAGAGTGTGGGGCGAAGTTTGCAGCCAATTCCACCCTGAAGAACCACCTTCGCCTTCACACCGGGGACCGCCCATTCATGTGCAAGCACTGCCTCATGACCTTCACCCAGGCCTCCGCCCTGGCCTATCACACCAAGAAGAAGCACTCGGAAG GGAAAATGTATGCGTGCCAGTACTGTGATGCTGTGTTTGCCCAGTCCATTGAGCTGTCCCGCCACGTGAGGACCCACACCGGGGACAAGCCCTATGTCTGCAGGGACTGTGGCAAGGGCTTCCGGCAAGCCAATGGCCTCTCCATCCATCTGCATACCTTTCACA ACATAGAAGATCCTTATGACTGCAAGAAGTGCAGGATGAGTTTCCCCACTCTTCAGGATCACCGGAAGCACATCCATGAGGTGCACTCCAAAGAGTACCACCCCTGCCCCACATGTGGGAAGATCTTCAGTGCCCCGTCCATGCTGGAGCGGCACATGGTCACCCACGTTGGAGGGAAGCCCTTCAGCTGCGGGATCTGCAACAAGGCCTACCAG CAATTATCTGGTTTGTGGTACCACAATCGGACCCACCACCCTGATGTATTTGCTGCTCAGAACCACCGATCTTCCAAGTTCTCATCACTCCAGTGCAGCTCCTGTGACAAAACCTTCCCCAACACCATTGAGCACAAGAAGCACATCAAAGCAGAGCATGCAG ATATGAAGTTCCATGAATGTGACCAGTGTAAGGAGCTCTTCCCCACGCCAGCCTTGCTGCAGGTTCACGTCAAGTGCCAGCATTCAG GGTCCCAGCCATTCCGGTGCTTGTACTGTGCTGCTACTTTCCGTTTTCCTGGAGCATTACAGCACCATGTCACCACAGAGCACTTCAAGCAGTCAGAGACCACCTTCCCATGTGAGCTCTGTGGGGAACtcttcacctcccaggcccaGCTTGACAGTCACCTGGAATCTGAGCACCCGAAGGTGATGAGCACGGAAACCCAGGCAGCAGCCTCACAGATGGTACAG GTGATCCAAACCCCAGAGCCGGTGGCCCCGACAGAGCAGGTGATCACTTTGGAGGAGACCCAGCTTGCCGGGTCACAGGTGTTTGTGACGTTGCCAGATTCTCAGGCATCTCAGGCCAGCTCTGAGCTCGTGGCAGTGACCGTGGAGGATTTGCTGGATGGCACAGTGACGCTGATCTGTGGTGAGGCCAAATGA
- the ZBTB40 gene encoding zinc finger and BTB domain-containing protein 40 isoform X1 — protein MNQRDSGLQCLTVQNSVPDCPVLNPTLPHTSCVALGPVPSKPTLGEERKRSSWGRVDAMELPNYSRQLLQQLYTLCKEQQFCDCTISIGTIYFRAHKLVLAAASLLFKTLLDNTDTISIDASVVSPEEFALLLEMMYTGKLPVGKHNFSKIISLADSLQMFDVAVSCKNLLTSLVNCSVQGQVVRDVSAPSSETSRKEPEKPQVEILSSEGAGEPHSSPELSAAPGGPVKAETEEAVLAVSQEMGVNSPTAQESRSNAETPVETPNTAEGCSPSPVVQTFSEAKETSTEPACERKHYQLNFLLENEGVFSDALMVTQDVFKKLEVCSEIKGPQKETVVKCLEGEGGHSAFQRILGKVREGSLDVQTVVSLLRLYQDSNPAVKTALLDRKPEDVDTVQPKGSTEEGKTLSVLLLEHKEDLIQCVTQLRPIMEFLETAKEEFLTGTEKRVILNCCEGRTPKETIENLLHRMTEEKTLTAESLVKLLQAVKMTFPNLSLLLEKLQKLATLPSATVQPSPDDYGTELLRRYHENLSEIFTDNQILLKMISHMTSLAPGEREVMEKLVKRDSGSGGFNSLISAVLEKQTLSATAVWQLLLVVQETKTCPLDLLMEEIRREPGADAFFRAVTTPERATLETILKHNHLILEAIQQKIECKFFTSEEEHLAETVKEILSISSETASPEASLRAVLSRAVEKSVSAIEICHLLCSVHKSFPGLQPVMQELAYLGVLTKEDGEKETWRVSNKFHLEANNKEDEKAAKEDSQPGEQNDQGETGSLPGRQEKEASASPDPAKKSFVCKACDKSFHFYCRLKVHMKRCRVAKSKQVQCKECRETKDSKKELDKHQLEAHGAGGEPDAPKKKKKRLPVTCDLCGREFAHASGMQYHKLTEHFDEKPFSCEECGAKFAANSTLKNHLRLHTGDRPFMCKHCLMTFTQASALAYHTKKKHSEGKMYACQYCDAVFAQSIELSRHVRTHTGDKPYVCRDCGKGFRQANGLSIHLHTFHNIEDPYDCKKCRMSFPTLQDHRKHIHEVHSKEYHPCPTCGKIFSAPSMLERHMVTHVGGKPFSCGICNKAYQQLSGLWYHNRTHHPDVFAAQNHRSSKFSSLQCSSCDKTFPNTIEHKKHIKAEHADMKFHECDQCKELFPTPALLQVHVKCQHSGSQPFRCLYCAATFRFPGALQHHVTTEHFKQSETTFPCELCGELFTSQAQLDSHLESEHPKVMSTETQAAASQMVQVIQTPEPVAPTEQVITLEETQLAGSQVFVTLPDSQASQASSELVAVTVEDLLDGTVTLICGEAK, from the exons GGCCTGTCCCCTCGAAGCCGACTctaggagaggagaggaagaggagttcTTGGGGCAGAGTTGATGCAATGGAGCTCCCCAACTACAGCCGGCAGCTGCTGCAGCAGCTCTACACTCTGTGCAAGGAGCAGCAGTTCTGTGATTGCACCATCTCCATTGGTACCATTTACTTCAGGGCTCACAAGCTTGTCCTGGCTGCTGCCAGCCTCCTGTTCAAAACCCTGCTGGATAACACAGATACCATCTCCATCGATGCATCTGTGGTGAGCCCTGAGGAGTTTGCGCTCTTGTTGGAAATGATGTACACGGGCAAACTACCTGTGGGCAAGCACAACTTCTCCAAAATCATCTCCTTAGCAGACAGTCTACAGATGTTTGATGTGGCTGTTAGCTGCAAAAATCTTCTGACCAGCCTTGTAAACTGCTCTGTTCAGGGTCAGGTGGTAAGGGATGTCTCTGCGCCATCCTCAGAGACATCCAGAAAGGAACCAGAGAAGCCTCAAGTAGAAATCCTTTCATCCGAAGGTGCTGGAGAGCCTCATTCTTCCCCAGAGCTCTCTGCCGCTCCAGGGGGCCCTGTGAAAGCTGAGACTGAGGAAGCAGTCCTTGCAGTTTCACAAGAGATGGGTGTGAATTCTCCCACGGCCCAGGAGAGCCGGAGCAATGCAGAAACCCCAGTGGAGACTCCTAACACAGCTGAAGGTTGTTCCCCCTCCCCTGTTGTGCAAACCTTTAGTGAGGCAAAGGAGACAAGCACAGAACCAG CATGTGAAAGGAAACATTACCAGCTgaattttcttctagaaaatgaAGGTGTCTTCTCAGATGCACTCATGGTTACCcaggatgtttttaaaaaactagaagtGTGTTCAGAAATTAAAGGTCCACAGAAGGAG ACTGTAGTGAAATGTCTCGAGGGTGAAGGAGGACATTCAGCATTCCAGAGAATCCTGGGTAAAGTAAGAGAGGGGAGCCTGGATGTTCAGACTGTTGTGTCCCTGTTGAGGCTGTACCAAGATTCTAATCCTGCAGTGAAAACAGCACTGTTAGACAGGAAGCCAGAAGATGTAGACACAGTGCAGCCAAAAG GGAGCACAGAGGAGGGAAAGACCTTGTCTGTTCTGTTACTAGAACACAAAGAGGACCTGATTCAGTGTGTAACACAGCTGAGACCTATTATGGAGTTCCTGGAAACAGCCAAGGAGGAATTCCTGACTGGCACTGAGAAAAGG GTGATTCTGAATTGCTGTGAGGGCAGAACACCCAAGGAGACAATAGAAAATTTGTTGCACAGAATGACTGAAGAGAAGACCCTGACTGCTGAGAGTTTGGTAAAACTCCTCCAGGCTGTGAAGATGACTTTCCCAAACCTGAGCCTTCTGCTAGAGAAGTTGCAGAAATTAGCCACTTTGCCAAGCGCCACAG TCCAACCAAGCCCTGATGATTATGGGACTGAGCTATTGAGACGCTATCACGAAAACCTCTCTGAGATTTTCACAGACAACCAGATTTTATTAAAGATGATCTCACACATGACAAGTTTAGCCCCTGGAGAAAGAGAg GTCATGGAGAAGCTTGTGAAACGTGACTCTGGTTCAGGTGGTTTCAATTCCCTGATATCAGCAGTTCTAGAAAAGCAGACTCTCTCTGCCACAGCCGTTTGGCAACTGCTGCTGGTGGTTCAGGAGACAAAGACCTGCCCATTGGACCTGCTCATGGAGGAAATACGAAGGGAGCCTGGTGCCGATGCTTTCTTCCGGGCAG TGACCACCCCAGAACGTGCCACTTTAGAAACAATCCTGAAGCATAACCACTTGATCTTGGAGGCCATCCAACAGAAGATTGAGTGCAAGTTCTTTACCTCGGAGGAGGAGCACCTGGCAGAGACTGTGAAAGAG ATTCTGAGCATTTCCTCTGAGACAGCCAGCCCTGAAGCTTCCCTGAGAGCAGTGCTGAGTAGAGCCGTGGAAAAATCAGTCTCGGCCATTGAAATATGCCACCTCCTGTGCAGTGTCCACAAATCTTTTCCAGGCCTGCAGCCTGTCATGCAGGAGTTAGCATACCTTG GTGTCCTTACTAAGgaagatggagagaaggaaaCGTGGAGGGTGAGTAATAAATTTCACCTTGAAGCCAACAACAAAGAAGATGAAAAGGCAGCCAAAGAAGAcagccagcctggggaacagaacgATCAAGGAGAGACTGGTTCCTTGCCAGGACGGCAAGAGAAAGAGGCTTCTGCCTCCCCAGACCCTGCCAAGAAGAGCTTTGTCTGTAAGGCCTGCGACAAAAGCTTCCATTTCTACTGCCGCCTGAAGGTGCACATGAAGCGCTGCCGGGTGGCCAAGAGCAAACAGGTGCAGTGTAAGGAGTGCAGGGAGACCAAGGATTCCAAGAAAGAGCTGGACAAACATCAGCTGGAGGCCCATGGTGCAGGTGGAGAGCCCGACGCacccaagaagaagaagaagaggctTCCAGTGACATGTGACCTCTGTGGGAGAGAATTTGCCCATGCCTCAG GCATGCAGTACCACAAGCTGACAGAGCACTTCGATGAGAAGCCTTTCTCCTGTGAAGAGTGTGGGGCGAAGTTTGCAGCCAATTCCACCCTGAAGAACCACCTTCGCCTTCACACCGGGGACCGCCCATTCATGTGCAAGCACTGCCTCATGACCTTCACCCAGGCCTCCGCCCTGGCCTATCACACCAAGAAGAAGCACTCGGAAG GGAAAATGTATGCGTGCCAGTACTGTGATGCTGTGTTTGCCCAGTCCATTGAGCTGTCCCGCCACGTGAGGACCCACACCGGGGACAAGCCCTATGTCTGCAGGGACTGTGGCAAGGGCTTCCGGCAAGCCAATGGCCTCTCCATCCATCTGCATACCTTTCACA ACATAGAAGATCCTTATGACTGCAAGAAGTGCAGGATGAGTTTCCCCACTCTTCAGGATCACCGGAAGCACATCCATGAGGTGCACTCCAAAGAGTACCACCCCTGCCCCACATGTGGGAAGATCTTCAGTGCCCCGTCCATGCTGGAGCGGCACATGGTCACCCACGTTGGAGGGAAGCCCTTCAGCTGCGGGATCTGCAACAAGGCCTACCAG CAATTATCTGGTTTGTGGTACCACAATCGGACCCACCACCCTGATGTATTTGCTGCTCAGAACCACCGATCTTCCAAGTTCTCATCACTCCAGTGCAGCTCCTGTGACAAAACCTTCCCCAACACCATTGAGCACAAGAAGCACATCAAAGCAGAGCATGCAG ATATGAAGTTCCATGAATGTGACCAGTGTAAGGAGCTCTTCCCCACGCCAGCCTTGCTGCAGGTTCACGTCAAGTGCCAGCATTCAG GGTCCCAGCCATTCCGGTGCTTGTACTGTGCTGCTACTTTCCGTTTTCCTGGAGCATTACAGCACCATGTCACCACAGAGCACTTCAAGCAGTCAGAGACCACCTTCCCATGTGAGCTCTGTGGGGAACtcttcacctcccaggcccaGCTTGACAGTCACCTGGAATCTGAGCACCCGAAGGTGATGAGCACGGAAACCCAGGCAGCAGCCTCACAGATGGTACAG GTGATCCAAACCCCAGAGCCGGTGGCCCCGACAGAGCAGGTGATCACTTTGGAGGAGACCCAGCTTGCCGGGTCACAGGTGTTTGTGACGTTGCCAGATTCTCAGGCATCTCAGGCCAGCTCTGAGCTCGTGGCAGTGACCGTGGAGGATTTGCTGGATGGCACAGTGACGCTGATCTGTGGTGAGGCCAAATGA
- the ZBTB40 gene encoding zinc finger and BTB domain-containing protein 40 isoform X3, translated as MNQRDSGLQCLTVQNSVPDCPVLNPTLPHTSCVALGPVPSKPTLGEERKRSSWGRVDAMELPNYSRQLLQQLYTLCKEQQFCDCTISIGTIYFRAHKLVLAAASLLFKTLLDNTDTISIDASVVSPEEFALLLEMMYTGKLPVGKHNFSKIISLADSLQMFDVAVSCKNLLTSLVNCSVQGQVVRDVSAPSSETSRKEPEKPQVEILSSEGAGEPHSSPELSAAPGGPVKAETEEAVLAVSQEMGVNSPTAQESRSNAETPVETPNTAEGCSPSPVVQTFSEAKETSTEPACERKHYQLNFLLENEGVFSDALMVTQDVFKKLEVCSEIKGPQKETVVKCLEGEGGHSAFQRILGKVREGSLDVQTVVSLLRLYQDSNPAVKTALLDRKPEDVDTVQPKGSTEEGKTLSVLLLEHKEDLIQCVTQLRPIMEFLETAKEEFLTGTEKRVILNCCEGRTPKETIENLLHRMTEEKTLTAESLVKLLQAVKMTFPNLSLLLEKLQKLATLPSATVQPSPDDYGTELLRRYHENLSEIFTDNQILLKMISHMTSLAPGEREVMEKLVKRDSGSGGFNSLISAVLEKQTLSATAVWQLLLVVQETKTCPLDLLMEEIRREPGADAFFRAVTTPERATLETILKHNHLILEAIQQKIECKFFTSEEEHLAETVKEILSISSETASPEASLRAVLSRAVEKSVSAIEICHLLCSVHKSFPGLQPVMQELAYLGVLTKEDGEKETWRVSNKFHLEANNKEDEKAAKEDSQPGEQNDQGETGSLPGRQEKEASASPDPAKKSFVCKACDKSFHFYCRLKVHMKRCRVAKSKQVQCKECRETKDSKKELDKHQLEAHGAGGEPDAPKKKKKRLPVTCDLCGREFAHASGMQYHKLTEHFDEKPFSCEECGAKFAANSTLKNHLRLHTGDRPFMCKHCLMTFTQASALAYHTKKKHSEGKMYACQYCDAVFAQSIELSRHVRTHTGDKPYVCRDCGKGFRQANGLSIHLHTFHNIEDPYDCKKCRMSFPTLQDHRKHIHEVHSKEYHPCPTCGKIFSAPSMLERHMVTHVGGKPFSCGICNKAYQVTSAIIWFVVPQSDPPP; from the exons GGCCTGTCCCCTCGAAGCCGACTctaggagaggagaggaagaggagttcTTGGGGCAGAGTTGATGCAATGGAGCTCCCCAACTACAGCCGGCAGCTGCTGCAGCAGCTCTACACTCTGTGCAAGGAGCAGCAGTTCTGTGATTGCACCATCTCCATTGGTACCATTTACTTCAGGGCTCACAAGCTTGTCCTGGCTGCTGCCAGCCTCCTGTTCAAAACCCTGCTGGATAACACAGATACCATCTCCATCGATGCATCTGTGGTGAGCCCTGAGGAGTTTGCGCTCTTGTTGGAAATGATGTACACGGGCAAACTACCTGTGGGCAAGCACAACTTCTCCAAAATCATCTCCTTAGCAGACAGTCTACAGATGTTTGATGTGGCTGTTAGCTGCAAAAATCTTCTGACCAGCCTTGTAAACTGCTCTGTTCAGGGTCAGGTGGTAAGGGATGTCTCTGCGCCATCCTCAGAGACATCCAGAAAGGAACCAGAGAAGCCTCAAGTAGAAATCCTTTCATCCGAAGGTGCTGGAGAGCCTCATTCTTCCCCAGAGCTCTCTGCCGCTCCAGGGGGCCCTGTGAAAGCTGAGACTGAGGAAGCAGTCCTTGCAGTTTCACAAGAGATGGGTGTGAATTCTCCCACGGCCCAGGAGAGCCGGAGCAATGCAGAAACCCCAGTGGAGACTCCTAACACAGCTGAAGGTTGTTCCCCCTCCCCTGTTGTGCAAACCTTTAGTGAGGCAAAGGAGACAAGCACAGAACCAG CATGTGAAAGGAAACATTACCAGCTgaattttcttctagaaaatgaAGGTGTCTTCTCAGATGCACTCATGGTTACCcaggatgtttttaaaaaactagaagtGTGTTCAGAAATTAAAGGTCCACAGAAGGAG ACTGTAGTGAAATGTCTCGAGGGTGAAGGAGGACATTCAGCATTCCAGAGAATCCTGGGTAAAGTAAGAGAGGGGAGCCTGGATGTTCAGACTGTTGTGTCCCTGTTGAGGCTGTACCAAGATTCTAATCCTGCAGTGAAAACAGCACTGTTAGACAGGAAGCCAGAAGATGTAGACACAGTGCAGCCAAAAG GGAGCACAGAGGAGGGAAAGACCTTGTCTGTTCTGTTACTAGAACACAAAGAGGACCTGATTCAGTGTGTAACACAGCTGAGACCTATTATGGAGTTCCTGGAAACAGCCAAGGAGGAATTCCTGACTGGCACTGAGAAAAGG GTGATTCTGAATTGCTGTGAGGGCAGAACACCCAAGGAGACAATAGAAAATTTGTTGCACAGAATGACTGAAGAGAAGACCCTGACTGCTGAGAGTTTGGTAAAACTCCTCCAGGCTGTGAAGATGACTTTCCCAAACCTGAGCCTTCTGCTAGAGAAGTTGCAGAAATTAGCCACTTTGCCAAGCGCCACAG TCCAACCAAGCCCTGATGATTATGGGACTGAGCTATTGAGACGCTATCACGAAAACCTCTCTGAGATTTTCACAGACAACCAGATTTTATTAAAGATGATCTCACACATGACAAGTTTAGCCCCTGGAGAAAGAGAg GTCATGGAGAAGCTTGTGAAACGTGACTCTGGTTCAGGTGGTTTCAATTCCCTGATATCAGCAGTTCTAGAAAAGCAGACTCTCTCTGCCACAGCCGTTTGGCAACTGCTGCTGGTGGTTCAGGAGACAAAGACCTGCCCATTGGACCTGCTCATGGAGGAAATACGAAGGGAGCCTGGTGCCGATGCTTTCTTCCGGGCAG TGACCACCCCAGAACGTGCCACTTTAGAAACAATCCTGAAGCATAACCACTTGATCTTGGAGGCCATCCAACAGAAGATTGAGTGCAAGTTCTTTACCTCGGAGGAGGAGCACCTGGCAGAGACTGTGAAAGAG ATTCTGAGCATTTCCTCTGAGACAGCCAGCCCTGAAGCTTCCCTGAGAGCAGTGCTGAGTAGAGCCGTGGAAAAATCAGTCTCGGCCATTGAAATATGCCACCTCCTGTGCAGTGTCCACAAATCTTTTCCAGGCCTGCAGCCTGTCATGCAGGAGTTAGCATACCTTG GTGTCCTTACTAAGgaagatggagagaaggaaaCGTGGAGGGTGAGTAATAAATTTCACCTTGAAGCCAACAACAAAGAAGATGAAAAGGCAGCCAAAGAAGAcagccagcctggggaacagaacgATCAAGGAGAGACTGGTTCCTTGCCAGGACGGCAAGAGAAAGAGGCTTCTGCCTCCCCAGACCCTGCCAAGAAGAGCTTTGTCTGTAAGGCCTGCGACAAAAGCTTCCATTTCTACTGCCGCCTGAAGGTGCACATGAAGCGCTGCCGGGTGGCCAAGAGCAAACAGGTGCAGTGTAAGGAGTGCAGGGAGACCAAGGATTCCAAGAAAGAGCTGGACAAACATCAGCTGGAGGCCCATGGTGCAGGTGGAGAGCCCGACGCacccaagaagaagaagaagaggctTCCAGTGACATGTGACCTCTGTGGGAGAGAATTTGCCCATGCCTCAG GCATGCAGTACCACAAGCTGACAGAGCACTTCGATGAGAAGCCTTTCTCCTGTGAAGAGTGTGGGGCGAAGTTTGCAGCCAATTCCACCCTGAAGAACCACCTTCGCCTTCACACCGGGGACCGCCCATTCATGTGCAAGCACTGCCTCATGACCTTCACCCAGGCCTCCGCCCTGGCCTATCACACCAAGAAGAAGCACTCGGAAG GGAAAATGTATGCGTGCCAGTACTGTGATGCTGTGTTTGCCCAGTCCATTGAGCTGTCCCGCCACGTGAGGACCCACACCGGGGACAAGCCCTATGTCTGCAGGGACTGTGGCAAGGGCTTCCGGCAAGCCAATGGCCTCTCCATCCATCTGCATACCTTTCACA ACATAGAAGATCCTTATGACTGCAAGAAGTGCAGGATGAGTTTCCCCACTCTTCAGGATCACCGGAAGCACATCCATGAGGTGCACTCCAAAGAGTACCACCCCTGCCCCACATGTGGGAAGATCTTCAGTGCCCCGTCCATGCTGGAGCGGCACATGGTCACCCACGTTGGAGGGAAGCCCTTCAGCTGCGGGATCTGCAACAAGGCCTACCAGGTGACCTCAG CAATTATCTGGTTTGTGGTACCACAATCGGACCCACCACCCTGA